In Myxococcus stipitatus, the following are encoded in one genomic region:
- a CDS encoding TetR/AcrR family transcriptional regulator, with translation MPRPSNTEERRQQIVTGLLRVMSERGYERASINEIAKAAGLSPGLVHYHFSDKQEILLVLVEQLAARARERVEKRVSRLPPDDARGRVDAFLDAFLATGADADPSAVAGWVTISAEAIRQPEVRAAYEHVVRADLEHLEGLVAAVVGKRRARALSVGLFAAVQGYFVLSASAPGLVPSGSAANTVKQMAAGLLDTTAAKEGA, from the coding sequence ATGCCTCGTCCGTCCAACACCGAAGAGCGCCGTCAGCAAATCGTCACGGGCCTGCTGCGAGTGATGTCCGAGCGGGGCTACGAACGGGCCTCCATCAACGAAATCGCGAAGGCGGCGGGCCTGAGTCCCGGGCTGGTGCACTACCACTTCAGCGACAAGCAGGAGATTCTGCTCGTGCTGGTGGAGCAGCTCGCGGCGCGTGCGCGGGAGCGGGTGGAGAAGCGCGTCTCCCGCCTCCCCCCGGATGATGCGCGAGGGCGGGTGGATGCGTTCCTGGACGCGTTCCTCGCGACGGGTGCGGACGCGGACCCGAGCGCGGTGGCCGGCTGGGTCACCATCAGCGCGGAGGCCATCCGGCAGCCGGAGGTCCGCGCCGCCTACGAGCACGTCGTACGCGCGGACCTGGAGCACCTCGAAGGATTGGTCGCGGCGGTGGTGGGCAAGCGCCGGGCTCGCGCCCTGTCGGTGGGACTCTTCGCCGCGGTGCAGGGTTACTTCGTGCTCTCCGCGAGCGCGCCGGGGCTCGTCCCCTCGGGTTCGGCCGCCAACACGGTGAAGCAGATGGCCGCGGGTCTGCTCGACACGACGGCCGCGAAGGAGGGCGCATGA
- a CDS encoding bifunctional UDP-sugar hydrolase/5'-nucleotidase: MTTMTALARRGVLLLPLALLLASAPSTSLAAAPAKGTTRLTFLHLADVYQVQPQEHGNRGGLARVATLRKRVLAESPTPHVMTLLGGDTLSPSVESLLELDGKPLKGRHMVDAWNALGLDVAVLGNHEFDFGDEVLHERIRQSRFPWLGANVTSAKTGALFDGVKAFELRELGGIPVGLFGVVLQETKTTTKAGPDTQFGDVCAAAKDAVAKLREAGAKVVLGLTHLTLAEDKALARCVKVDAILGGHDHVGAADRSTGTPIFKVPSDALDVGRLTLDVDMATGAVRKVSWATLPVTKKVPEDAQFNEAMQPYQALFARLAEPVGRTPVALEARSTQVRTRETNLGSLVADAFREASGADVAVVNGGALRADSVLRAGVLTRRDLHSLMPYTDELVVMELPGATLRAVLENGVSLSREDSRPGRFLQVSGLRFKYDARRPAGQRVVDVTVNGKPLDAAATYRFATLSFLASGKDGYDMLKGLPTTPVLKDGRTPLDVLADVFRSGRPVPRAKPEGRITRLDAAGLTPDARRPAPPLK, translated from the coding sequence ATGACGACCATGACAGCGCTGGCCCGCCGAGGGGTCTTGCTCCTGCCGCTCGCGCTGCTCCTGGCGTCGGCTCCGAGCACCTCCCTGGCCGCCGCGCCCGCCAAAGGCACGACGCGACTGACGTTCCTCCACCTGGCGGACGTGTACCAGGTGCAGCCGCAGGAGCACGGCAACCGGGGTGGGCTCGCGCGCGTGGCCACGCTGAGAAAGCGCGTGCTCGCCGAGTCCCCCACCCCGCACGTGATGACGCTGCTGGGCGGCGACACGCTGTCGCCGTCGGTGGAGTCGCTGCTGGAGCTGGATGGCAAGCCCCTCAAGGGCCGGCACATGGTGGACGCGTGGAACGCGCTGGGGCTGGACGTGGCGGTGCTGGGCAACCACGAGTTCGACTTCGGCGACGAGGTGCTGCACGAGCGCATCCGCCAGTCGCGCTTCCCCTGGCTGGGCGCCAACGTGACGAGCGCCAAGACGGGCGCGCTGTTCGACGGCGTGAAGGCGTTCGAGCTGCGGGAGCTGGGCGGCATTCCGGTGGGCCTCTTCGGCGTGGTGCTCCAGGAGACGAAGACCACCACGAAGGCGGGGCCCGACACCCAGTTCGGAGACGTCTGCGCGGCCGCGAAGGACGCGGTGGCGAAGCTGCGCGAGGCGGGGGCCAAGGTGGTGCTGGGGCTCACGCACCTGACGCTGGCGGAGGACAAGGCCCTGGCCCGGTGCGTGAAGGTCGACGCGATTCTGGGCGGCCATGACCACGTGGGCGCGGCGGACCGCTCCACGGGCACGCCCATCTTCAAGGTGCCCTCGGACGCGCTGGACGTGGGCCGCCTCACGCTGGACGTGGATATGGCGACGGGCGCGGTGCGCAAGGTGTCCTGGGCGACGCTGCCCGTCACGAAGAAGGTCCCCGAGGACGCGCAGTTCAACGAGGCGATGCAGCCCTATCAAGCGCTGTTCGCCCGCCTCGCGGAGCCGGTGGGGCGCACGCCGGTGGCGCTGGAGGCGCGCAGCACCCAGGTGCGCACGCGGGAGACGAACCTGGGCTCACTGGTGGCGGATGCGTTCCGCGAGGCCTCGGGCGCGGACGTGGCCGTGGTCAATGGGGGCGCGCTGCGCGCGGACTCGGTGCTGCGCGCCGGAGTGCTCACGCGCCGGGATTTGCACTCGCTGATGCCGTACACGGACGAACTGGTGGTGATGGAGCTCCCCGGCGCCACGCTGCGCGCGGTGCTGGAGAATGGCGTGAGCCTGAGCCGCGAGGACTCGCGCCCCGGCCGCTTCCTGCAGGTGTCCGGCCTGCGCTTCAAGTACGACGCGCGCCGTCCCGCGGGGCAGCGCGTGGTGGACGTGACGGTGAACGGCAAGCCGCTGGATGCCGCGGCCACGTACCGGTTCGCCACGCTGAGCTTCCTCGCCAGCGGCAAGGATGGCTACGACATGCTCAAGGGCCTGCCCACCACGCCCGTGCTGAAGGACGGACGCACGCCGCTGGACGTGCTCGCGGACGTGTTCCGCTCGGGCCGCCCTGTTCCCCGCGCGAAGCCCGAGGGCCGCATCACCCGTCTGGACGCCGCGGGACTCACTCCGGACGCGCGCCGCCCTGCCCCGCCGCTCAAGTAA
- a CDS encoding NAD(+)/NADH kinase — translation MQTLVIVAKKDNPEAASLAARIRERYPHLTVLGDRSLAHALGWARVEDRELAARADLTVVLGGDGTLIYAARLLGGRGVPILGVNLGSLGFMTEIPVEDLFSTLEEVLAGRFQVDSRMKLTCRLVRGGRVLIEDEILNDVVINKGALARIADHETSIDGVPITTYKADGVILATPTGSTAYSLSAGGPIVHPSVDCTVLSPICSHALTQRSIVVPADRVIRITLRSETADTYLTLDGQTGHGLQGGDCIEVVRSANRVNLVRNPRVAYFSILRQKLHWGER, via the coding sequence GTGCAGACCCTCGTCATTGTCGCGAAGAAGGACAACCCCGAGGCGGCGTCCCTGGCGGCCCGCATCCGTGAGCGCTACCCGCACCTCACCGTGCTGGGAGACCGCTCGCTGGCGCATGCCCTGGGGTGGGCTCGGGTGGAGGACCGGGAGCTGGCGGCCCGGGCGGACCTGACCGTGGTGCTGGGCGGTGACGGCACCCTCATCTACGCGGCGCGGCTGTTGGGCGGCCGGGGCGTCCCCATCCTGGGCGTCAACCTGGGCAGCCTGGGCTTCATGACGGAGATTCCCGTCGAGGACCTGTTCTCCACGCTGGAGGAGGTGCTGGCCGGCCGCTTCCAGGTGGACTCGCGCATGAAGCTCACCTGCCGGCTGGTGCGCGGCGGGCGCGTGCTCATCGAGGACGAAATCCTCAACGACGTGGTCATCAACAAGGGCGCGCTGGCGCGCATCGCCGACCACGAGACCTCCATCGATGGGGTGCCCATCACCACGTACAAGGCGGACGGCGTCATCCTCGCCACGCCCACGGGCTCCACCGCCTACTCGCTGTCGGCGGGAGGCCCCATCGTCCACCCATCGGTGGACTGCACGGTGCTGTCGCCCATCTGCTCGCACGCGCTCACCCAGCGCTCCATCGTGGTTCCCGCGGACCGCGTCATCCGCATCACCCTGCGCAGCGAGACGGCGGACACGTACCTGACGCTGGATGGGCAGACGGGCCACGGACTGCAGGGCGGCGACTGCATCGAGGTGGTGCGCTCCGCCAACCGCGTCAACCTGGTGCGCAACCCGCGCGTGGCGTACTTCTCCATCCTCCGGCAGAAGCTCCACTGGGGCGAGCGCTGA
- a CDS encoding 2-oxoglutarate and iron-dependent oxygenase domain-containing protein, which yields MIELETFQLPQAVSGSEADVALGLMMVRAWRRDGIFQVRMSAAQAEKSQHAFELSRRFFRQPLEVKARCVSDLTYSGYIASGQELTASEADLSEVFTVCKDVPLTDPRVQSKWPCHGPAPWPDEDWHQGMKAHVDELGSVGERLLRLTALGLGLDLDALTSLTQDGWHHMRVLRFPTRSATAARGIGAHTDYGLLVIAAQDDVGGLYVRPPVEGEKRPRNWLPHESSAGMYEHDDPWTFVKPVPGVLTVFPGDILQFLTRGYLLSTPHKVVLNTRERFALAYFHEPHFEACVRPLTDPTRDEYIHYGTHFTNMFMRSYPDRITTQRILDESRLTTLSWLRQEAVQRTAPVEVAPLRAAG from the coding sequence ATGATCGAGTTGGAGACATTCCAGTTGCCGCAGGCCGTGAGTGGAAGCGAGGCCGACGTCGCACTGGGGCTCATGATGGTGCGGGCCTGGAGACGCGACGGCATCTTCCAGGTGCGTATGAGCGCCGCCCAGGCGGAGAAGAGCCAACACGCCTTCGAGCTGAGCCGCCGGTTCTTCCGCCAGCCGCTGGAGGTGAAGGCGCGCTGCGTGAGCGACCTGACGTATTCCGGTTACATCGCGTCGGGACAGGAGCTCACCGCGTCGGAGGCGGACCTGTCCGAGGTCTTCACCGTCTGCAAGGACGTCCCCCTCACGGACCCGCGCGTGCAGTCCAAGTGGCCCTGTCATGGCCCGGCCCCCTGGCCCGATGAGGACTGGCACCAAGGCATGAAGGCCCACGTCGACGAGCTCGGCTCGGTGGGCGAGCGGTTGCTCCGGCTCACGGCGCTGGGCCTGGGGCTGGACCTCGACGCGCTCACCTCGCTGACCCAGGATGGCTGGCACCACATGCGCGTGCTGCGCTTCCCCACCCGCTCCGCCACGGCGGCGCGGGGCATTGGCGCGCACACCGACTACGGGCTGCTCGTCATCGCCGCGCAGGACGACGTGGGAGGCCTGTATGTCCGTCCGCCCGTCGAGGGAGAGAAGCGGCCCCGCAACTGGCTCCCGCACGAGAGCTCCGCCGGAATGTACGAGCATGACGACCCGTGGACCTTCGTGAAGCCCGTGCCCGGCGTCCTCACGGTGTTCCCCGGCGACATCCTCCAGTTCCTCACGCGAGGCTATCTGCTGTCGACGCCGCACAAGGTCGTGCTCAACACGCGCGAGCGCTTCGCGCTGGCCTACTTCCATGAGCCCCACTTCGAGGCCTGCGTGCGGCCCCTGACGGACCCCACGCGGGACGAGTACATCCACTACGGCACCCACTTCACGAACATGTTCATGCGCTCCTATCCGGACCGCATCACCACCCAGCGCATCCTCGACGAGAGCCGACTGACGACGCTGTCCTGGCTCCGGCAGGAAGCCGTCCAGCGCACGGCCCCCGTGGAGGTGGCACCCCTCCGGGCCGCGGGCTGA
- a CDS encoding alpha-amylase family glycosyl hydrolase, protein MRRNMWSALLLAGVLGCGETALENPLGTGEKTEQVVQQLGASSRPGMGAVVYAGGTTFRVWAPLATKVFVAGDFSSWGWVELGNEFNGNFSGDVAGAVKGQKYKFVTRNQWGSDAWRADPRAAWQENSTGASIIYDQGEYWWNAQQFSTPAFHEMVIYEMHVGTFNDSPGWGPGNWTSAIAKLDYLKDLGVNMVKVMPAYEFAGDFSWGYNVAFPFAPESAYGSPNDMKRFVDEAHYRGIGVIFDVVNNHWGPSDLPMWCFSGDCLGNGGEYFFTDNRKSTPWGDTRPDYGRAEVRAYIRDSMMNLLDNFRGDGLRWDATKYMRTIDGTGDISSAWQVFRSVNREINANKGWKISIAEDFGGGDSITNDATSDFAGGAGFDAQWSAEFVHPIRAAAIEQNDANRNMFAVRDAITQRFSGRAHARVIYSESHDEVANGKSRLPEEIWPGNAGSWASKKRSTLAAGIALTSPGIPMLFQGQEILEDGFFSDGDPVDWGKLNTYGGIRNLYRDLIRLRRNWNNNTRGLRGGNVNVHHVNNTDKVIAYHRWDSGGPGDDVLIVANFSGSYFSNYNIGFPRTGTWYLRFNSDWNGYSSDFGNTPSTNTQAYVGTKDNMANNASFAIGPYSLLIFSQ, encoded by the coding sequence ATGCGACGCAACATGTGGAGTGCGCTGCTGCTGGCCGGGGTGTTGGGCTGCGGAGAGACCGCGCTCGAGAATCCGCTGGGCACGGGCGAGAAGACAGAACAGGTCGTCCAGCAGCTTGGCGCCTCCAGCCGGCCAGGCATGGGGGCGGTTGTCTACGCCGGAGGCACGACGTTCCGGGTGTGGGCGCCGCTGGCCACCAAGGTCTTCGTGGCGGGCGACTTCAGCAGTTGGGGCTGGGTGGAGTTGGGCAACGAGTTCAACGGCAACTTCTCCGGTGACGTGGCGGGCGCGGTGAAGGGGCAGAAGTACAAGTTCGTCACGCGCAACCAGTGGGGGAGTGATGCGTGGCGCGCGGACCCTCGCGCGGCGTGGCAGGAGAACTCCACGGGCGCCAGCATCATCTACGACCAGGGCGAGTACTGGTGGAACGCGCAGCAGTTCAGCACGCCGGCCTTCCACGAGATGGTCATCTACGAGATGCACGTGGGGACGTTCAACGACTCGCCGGGGTGGGGGCCGGGTAACTGGACCAGCGCCATCGCGAAGCTCGACTACCTGAAGGATTTGGGCGTCAACATGGTGAAGGTGATGCCGGCGTACGAGTTCGCCGGTGACTTCTCCTGGGGCTACAACGTGGCCTTCCCGTTCGCGCCGGAGAGCGCGTATGGCTCGCCCAACGACATGAAGCGCTTCGTGGACGAGGCGCACTACCGGGGCATCGGCGTCATCTTCGACGTGGTGAACAACCACTGGGGGCCCAGCGACCTGCCCATGTGGTGCTTCAGCGGCGACTGTCTGGGCAACGGTGGCGAGTACTTCTTCACCGACAACCGCAAGTCGACGCCTTGGGGCGACACGCGTCCGGACTACGGCCGCGCCGAGGTGCGCGCGTACATCCGCGACTCGATGATGAACCTGCTCGACAACTTCCGGGGCGATGGCCTGCGGTGGGACGCCACGAAGTACATGCGCACGATTGACGGCACGGGCGACATCTCGTCGGCGTGGCAGGTGTTCCGCTCCGTCAACCGTGAAATCAACGCGAACAAGGGTTGGAAAATCTCCATCGCCGAGGACTTTGGCGGCGGTGACTCCATCACCAACGACGCCACGTCCGACTTCGCGGGCGGCGCGGGCTTCGATGCGCAGTGGTCGGCGGAGTTCGTGCATCCCATCCGCGCGGCGGCCATCGAGCAGAACGACGCGAACCGGAACATGTTCGCGGTGCGCGACGCGATTACCCAGCGCTTCAGCGGGCGGGCGCACGCGCGTGTCATCTACTCGGAGAGCCACGACGAGGTGGCCAACGGAAAGAGCCGGCTGCCGGAGGAAATCTGGCCGGGCAACGCGGGGAGCTGGGCGTCGAAGAAGCGCTCCACGCTGGCCGCGGGCATCGCGCTCACCTCGCCGGGCATCCCCATGTTGTTCCAGGGGCAGGAGATTCTCGAGGACGGGTTCTTCTCCGACGGAGACCCGGTGGACTGGGGCAAGCTCAACACCTACGGCGGCATCCGCAACCTGTACCGGGACCTCATCCGCCTGCGCCGCAACTGGAACAACAACACGCGCGGCCTGCGCGGTGGCAACGTCAACGTCCACCACGTCAACAACACGGACAAGGTGATTGCCTACCACCGCTGGGACAGCGGCGGGCCGGGTGATGACGTGCTCATCGTCGCCAACTTCAGCGGCTCGTACTTCTCCAACTACAACATCGGCTTCCCTCGCACGGGCACGTGGTACCTGCGCTTCAACAGCGACTGGAACGGGTACTCGTCCGACTTCGGCAACACGCCGTCGACGAACACCCAGGCGTATGTGGGGACCAAGGACAACATGGCCAACAACGCGTCGTTCGCCATCGGCCCCTACTCGCTGCTCATCTTCTCGCAGTAA
- the coaD gene encoding pantetheine-phosphate adenylyltransferase, giving the protein MTIAVYAGSFDPVTAGHLSVVRQAARLFGHVVVVVAINPAKNTLLSPDERVALVREAVAMHPNVTVAWTEGLIVDYARAIGASVLLRGVRGATDAQFETELARNNRALAPEISTLFLPAEAHLAEVSSSGLKQRVSRGEDVSAFCPPTVAAKLRERLDPSLRSQP; this is encoded by the coding sequence ATGACCATCGCCGTCTACGCAGGCAGCTTCGACCCCGTCACCGCCGGACATCTGTCCGTGGTCCGTCAAGCAGCGAGGCTCTTCGGCCATGTCGTGGTCGTCGTGGCCATCAACCCCGCGAAGAACACGCTGTTGTCACCCGACGAGCGCGTGGCCCTGGTGCGAGAGGCCGTGGCCATGCACCCCAACGTCACGGTGGCGTGGACCGAAGGGCTCATCGTCGACTACGCGCGAGCCATCGGCGCCAGCGTCCTGCTGCGCGGCGTGCGCGGCGCCACCGATGCGCAGTTCGAGACCGAGCTCGCGCGGAACAACCGCGCCCTCGCCCCCGAAATCTCCACCCTCTTCCTCCCGGCCGAAGCCCACCTCGCCGAGGTGAGCAGCAGCGGACTCAAGCAGCGCGTCTCGCGGGGCGAGGACGTTTCGGCCTTCTGTCCCCCCACCGTCGCGGCGAAGCTGCGCGAGCGACTCGACCCGTCTCTTCGGAGCCAGCCATGA
- a CDS encoding MBL fold metallo-hydrolase — protein sequence MSLSFIPLGVGDAFSALHYSSCLAVEAEGQVLLVDCPHPIRKMMREASLATGVPLDVDRVSAVALTHLHADHASGLESMGYFSFFVLRRKLELLTHPAVAERLWEGHLAAGMECLIEKRGEAPNDKHFDDYFEHTPLSTEAAVRHGPFLIESRLTYHHVPTTALRIHAGGRCLGYSADTAFDEGLIHWLSRADLVIHETNYGVHTPYEKLAALPAELRARMRLIHYPDDFDTEASVIEPLRQGHRYTV from the coding sequence ATGAGCCTGTCCTTCATCCCCCTGGGCGTCGGGGATGCCTTCTCAGCCCTCCACTACTCGTCCTGTCTGGCCGTGGAGGCCGAGGGCCAGGTGCTCCTCGTCGACTGTCCGCACCCCATCCGCAAGATGATGCGCGAGGCCTCGCTGGCCACCGGAGTCCCACTCGACGTGGACCGGGTCAGCGCCGTGGCCCTCACCCACCTCCACGCGGACCACGCCTCCGGCCTGGAGAGCATGGGCTACTTCTCCTTCTTCGTCCTGCGCAGGAAGCTGGAGCTGCTCACCCATCCCGCCGTGGCGGAGCGGCTCTGGGAAGGCCACCTGGCCGCCGGCATGGAGTGCCTCATCGAGAAGCGCGGCGAGGCCCCCAACGACAAGCACTTCGACGACTACTTCGAGCACACGCCGCTCTCCACCGAGGCCGCCGTGCGGCACGGCCCCTTCCTCATCGAGTCCCGCCTGACGTACCACCACGTGCCCACCACCGCGCTGCGCATCCACGCGGGCGGCAGGTGCCTGGGCTACAGCGCGGACACCGCCTTCGACGAAGGGCTCATCCACTGGCTGTCCCGCGCGGACCTGGTCATCCACGAGACGAACTACGGCGTCCACACGCCCTATGAGAAGCTCGCCGCGCTGCCCGCGGAGCTGCGCGCCCGCATGCGCCTCATCCACTACCCGGATGACTTCGACACCGAGGCCAGCGTCATCGAGCCCCTGCGCCAGGGCCACCGCTACACCGTGTAG
- a CDS encoding YdcF family protein, whose translation MFLFLSKVLDLFLAPLTWALVLLVAGGLLKRPWPRASRVLAGTGVAVLYLFSTEAVSTLLTYTAEKDARDTFQPGVTYDAVIVLGGALDPSATERSGHLEFNAAVDRVLRGFELMRDGHARHVLISGGSLDPRPTAVVEADVLARQYQAWGVPAERIFTEGRSRNTRENAVESARIIQEQGWKRLLLVTSAAHMPRAEGCFAAVGLRPDLLPVDARMPATQTRRLSWVPRAVALSSSTDALRELAGRAVYRMRGWTAP comes from the coding sequence GTGTTCCTGTTCCTCTCGAAGGTGCTGGACCTCTTCCTGGCGCCGCTCACGTGGGCCCTCGTGCTGCTCGTCGCGGGGGGCTTGCTGAAGCGCCCATGGCCTCGGGCCTCCCGCGTCCTCGCGGGGACGGGCGTGGCGGTCCTCTACCTCTTCTCCACCGAAGCGGTGTCCACGCTGCTCACGTATACGGCGGAGAAGGACGCGCGTGACACCTTCCAGCCGGGCGTGACTTATGACGCCGTCATCGTCCTGGGCGGGGCGCTGGACCCGTCCGCCACGGAGCGCTCGGGGCACCTCGAGTTCAACGCCGCGGTGGACCGGGTGCTGCGCGGCTTCGAGCTCATGCGCGACGGCCATGCGCGCCACGTCCTCATCTCCGGGGGCTCGTTGGACCCGCGGCCCACCGCAGTGGTGGAGGCGGACGTGCTGGCGCGCCAGTACCAGGCGTGGGGTGTGCCCGCGGAGCGCATCTTCACCGAGGGCCGCAGCCGGAACACGCGGGAGAACGCGGTGGAGTCCGCGCGCATCATCCAGGAGCAGGGCTGGAAGCGGCTGCTCCTGGTGACGAGCGCGGCGCACATGCCTCGGGCCGAAGGGTGCTTCGCCGCGGTGGGGCTGCGGCCGGACCTGCTGCCCGTGGACGCGCGGATGCCCGCCACGCAGACCCGGAGGCTGAGCTGGGTGCCGCGAGCCGTCGCGCTCTCCTCGAGCACGGACGCCCTGCGCGAACTGGCGGGGCGCGCCGTGTACCGCATGCGGGGATGGACCGCGCCCTGA
- a CDS encoding replication-associated recombination protein A → MDLFEHAGQQERARRAPLAERMRPRSLDEFMGQEHLTAEGRFLRRALESDQVPSLILWGPPGTGKTTLAGLVARSTGAAFDSVSAVLAGVKDIRETVGRAQERWNLHRQRTFLFIDEIHRFNKAQQDALLPHVEKGTVTLIGATTENPSFEVNAALLSRCRVVTLRGLEEEELVSLLRRAVADERGLGGKVEVEDEALNFLAASAGGDARKALTGLEVAAAHGGARVDRKAAEEALQQKTLLYDKGGEEHYNVISAFIKSMRGSDVDGALYWMARMLEAGEDPIFLFRRMVIFASEDIGNADPRALSVAVDALRAFQLVGLPEGTLPLTQAVTYLALAPKSNAVLTAYAAAREAVMKEGALPVPMHLRNAPTKLMKSLGYGGGYKYPHNFEGNYVPEDYLPEALRARSFYTPTQNGEEAKLSERYEDIQRQLAERLREPGEDG, encoded by the coding sequence ATGGACCTCTTCGAACATGCCGGTCAGCAGGAGCGGGCACGCCGGGCACCGCTCGCGGAGCGGATGCGCCCCCGCTCCCTGGACGAGTTCATGGGCCAGGAGCACCTCACCGCGGAGGGCCGCTTCCTGCGCCGGGCCCTGGAGAGCGACCAGGTCCCAAGCCTCATCCTCTGGGGGCCTCCCGGGACGGGAAAGACGACGCTCGCGGGGCTGGTGGCCCGCTCCACCGGCGCCGCCTTCGACTCGGTGTCCGCCGTGCTCGCGGGCGTGAAGGACATCCGCGAGACGGTGGGCCGCGCCCAGGAGCGCTGGAACCTGCATCGCCAGCGCACCTTCCTCTTCATCGACGAAATCCACCGCTTCAACAAGGCGCAGCAGGACGCGCTCCTGCCCCACGTGGAGAAGGGCACCGTGACACTCATCGGCGCCACCACGGAGAACCCCTCGTTCGAGGTCAACGCCGCGCTCCTGTCGCGCTGCCGCGTCGTCACGCTGCGCGGACTTGAAGAGGAGGAGCTCGTGTCCCTCCTGCGCCGCGCGGTGGCCGACGAGCGAGGCCTGGGCGGCAAGGTGGAGGTGGAGGACGAGGCGTTGAACTTCCTCGCGGCCTCCGCCGGTGGAGACGCGCGCAAGGCGCTCACGGGGCTGGAGGTGGCGGCGGCCCACGGCGGCGCACGCGTGGACCGGAAGGCCGCGGAGGAAGCGCTCCAGCAGAAGACGCTGCTCTACGACAAGGGCGGCGAGGAGCACTACAACGTCATCAGCGCCTTCATCAAATCCATGCGCGGCAGCGACGTGGACGGCGCGCTGTACTGGATGGCGCGCATGCTGGAGGCCGGAGAAGACCCCATCTTCCTCTTCCGGCGCATGGTCATCTTCGCCTCGGAGGACATCGGCAACGCGGACCCGCGCGCGCTGAGCGTGGCGGTGGATGCGCTGCGAGCCTTCCAACTCGTCGGCCTGCCCGAGGGCACGCTGCCGCTCACCCAGGCCGTCACGTACCTGGCGCTGGCGCCCAAGTCGAACGCGGTGCTGACCGCGTACGCCGCCGCGCGCGAGGCGGTGATGAAGGAAGGCGCGCTGCCAGTGCCCATGCACCTGCGCAACGCGCCGACGAAGCTGATGAAGTCACTGGGCTACGGGGGCGGCTACAAGTACCCGCACAACTTCGAGGGCAACTACGTCCCGGAGGACTACCTGCCCGAGGCCCTGCGCGCCCGGAGCTTCTACACCCCGACCCAGAATGGCGAGGAAGCGAAGCTCTCCGAGCGCTACGAGGACATCCAGCGCCAGCTCGCGGAGCGACTCCGCGAGCCCGGCGAGGACGGGTGA
- a CDS encoding MFS transporter: MRTFVKLGLLSSLYLSQGLPFGFFTQALPALLRHQGLSLPAIGLAHLLALPWALKFLWAPYMDRHGSARWGRRRGYILPLQCLSAGLLLSLALPESTVDTQWLLAAVLGVNLLAATQDIATDGLAVSLLSPTERGWGNGVQVAAYRVGMILGGGLMLAVFDAAGWRPTLLALGVMLLVATVPIALYREPVTEPPPRSSLGLQWWLRRPGASTWLTLLVVYKAGEALATGMLRTFLVDRGLSLTDIAWMLGVVGFTAGLVGALAGGSLVVKLGRRRALFLFGFVQATAVLLYAFVASTPSSMTWMTAVCAVEHIASGMATATLFTAMMDACRAEHAATDYTVQASLVVVATGAAAAVSGFSAQALGYPGHFVLSALLCIAGTLYVPFALRPSQAPRLHAPEVSP; encoded by the coding sequence ATGAGGACCTTTGTGAAGCTGGGGCTCCTGTCGAGCCTCTATCTCTCCCAAGGCCTGCCGTTCGGCTTCTTCACCCAGGCGCTTCCTGCGTTGCTGCGCCATCAAGGCCTCTCGCTTCCAGCCATCGGACTGGCGCACCTGCTCGCGCTGCCCTGGGCGTTGAAGTTCCTCTGGGCTCCGTACATGGACCGCCACGGCTCGGCACGATGGGGACGGCGCCGAGGCTACATCCTCCCGTTGCAGTGCCTGAGCGCGGGACTGCTGCTGTCGCTCGCGCTGCCCGAGTCCACCGTGGACACGCAGTGGCTGCTCGCCGCGGTGCTGGGCGTCAACCTGCTCGCGGCGACCCAGGACATCGCGACCGACGGCCTCGCGGTGTCCCTGCTCTCCCCCACCGAGCGAGGTTGGGGCAACGGCGTGCAGGTGGCCGCGTATCGCGTGGGGATGATTCTGGGTGGAGGCCTCATGCTCGCCGTCTTCGACGCGGCGGGCTGGCGCCCCACCCTCCTGGCGCTGGGGGTGATGCTCCTGGTCGCCACCGTGCCCATCGCGCTCTATCGCGAGCCCGTCACCGAGCCGCCTCCGCGCTCGAGCCTGGGGCTTCAGTGGTGGCTGCGACGTCCCGGCGCCTCGACGTGGTTGACGCTGCTCGTCGTCTACAAGGCGGGGGAAGCGCTGGCCACGGGCATGCTGCGCACGTTCCTGGTGGATAGAGGCCTGTCGCTCACGGACATCGCCTGGATGCTGGGGGTGGTGGGCTTCACCGCGGGGCTCGTGGGAGCACTCGCGGGTGGAAGCCTGGTGGTGAAGCTGGGGCGGCGGCGGGCCTTGTTCCTCTTCGGCTTCGTCCAGGCCACGGCCGTGTTGCTCTACGCGTTCGTGGCCAGCACCCCTTCGTCGATGACGTGGATGACGGCGGTCTGCGCCGTGGAGCACATCGCCAGCGGCATGGCCACCGCCACGCTCTTCACCGCGATGATGGATGCCTGCCGCGCCGAACACGCCGCCACCGACTACACGGTGCAGGCCTCGCTCGTCGTGGTGGCCACGGGCGCGGCGGCGGCCGTCAGTGGGTTCAGCGCGCAGGCACTCGGCTACCCCGGGCACTTCGTCCTGTCCGCGCTGCTCTGCATCGCCGGAACGCTCTACGTCCCCTTCGCCCTCCGTCCATCCCAGGCGCCACGACTCCACGCGCCCGAGGTGTCGCCATGA